From a single Sorghum bicolor cultivar BTx623 chromosome 5, Sorghum_bicolor_NCBIv3, whole genome shotgun sequence genomic region:
- the LOC8056995 gene encoding cinnamoyl-CoA reductase 1, which produces MVACQGETATTTVCVTGAGGFIASWLVQRLLSSGSYVVHGAVRDPSDPKYAHLMALDGAVERLRLFKADMLDHAGVAAAVAGCDGVFHVASPVPASKPADPELEVVAPAVDGTRNVLRACHEANVRRVVVVSSVAAIAVNPNCRNGVVLDEEWWSDEDFCRTIKGWYFLSKTLAERAAFAYAKETGLDVVSVCPSWCLGPLLQPTVNNSSLTLIDYLKGDRDTVDDKMKNVVDVRDVAEALVLVYETPEASGRYICRSYPMSMTEILDIIKSFYPNLSYPNNFVKVQDERMFTSKKLQALGWSYRPAEETFKDTVKSYKNAAILNF; this is translated from the exons ATGGTGGCATGCCAAGGCgagacggcgacgacgacggttTGCGTGACTGGCGCTGGTGGCTTCATCGCGTCGTGGCTGGTGCAGCGCCTCCTCTCCAGCGGCAGCTACGTCGTGCACGGCGCCGTGCGCGACCCGA GCGACCCGAAGTACGCGCACCTGATGGCGCTGGATGGCGCCGTGGAGCGGCTGCGGCTGTTCAAGGCGGACATGCTGGACCACGCCGGCGTCGCGGCTGCCGTGGCCGGCTGCGACGGCGTCTTCCACGTTGCCAGCCCCGTCCCGGCGTCGAAGCCCGCGGACCCGGAGCTGGAGGTCGTGGCCCCCGCGGTGGACGGCACGCGCAACGTGCTCAGGGCCTGCCACGAGGCTAACGTCCGCCGCGTCGTGGTGGTCTCGTCCGTCGCGGCCATCGCCGTGAACCCCAACTGCCGCAACGGCGTCGTCCTGGACGAGGAGTGGTGGTCCGACGAGGACTTCTGCAGAACCATTAAG GGCTGGTATTTTCTGTCCAAGACGCTAGCCGAACGCGCCGCCTTCGCGTACGCCAAGGAGACCGGGCTTGACGTGGTGAGCGTCTGCCCGTCGTGGTGTCTCGGACCTCTGCTGCAGCCCACCGTGAACAACAGCAGCTTGACACTCATTGACTACCTCAAAG GTGACCGcgacaccgtcgacgacaagatgAAGAACGTCGTGGACGTCCGCGACGTCGCCGAGGCTCTCGTCCTGGTGTATGAGACCCCGGAGGCTTCCGGGCGCTACATCTGCAGGTCATATCCAATGAGCATGACTGAGATCCTTGACATCATCAAGAGCTTCTATCCCAACCTCAGCTACCCTAACAA CTTCGTTAAAGTGCAAGACGAAAGGATGTTCACATCGAAGAAGCTGCAAGCGCTGGGGTGGAGCTACAGGCCGGCAGAGGAAACCTTCAAGGACACAGTAAAATCCTACAAGAATGCAGCCATCCTCAACTTTTAA